Proteins encoded within one genomic window of Lysinibacillus sphaericus:
- a CDS encoding sulfurtransferase gives MGKVFKTIEEIQVDGVRFVDARYDLQNKQFGKQAFEAGHAPGAVYVDLEQDLSDMESENGRHPMPSKEKLTSVFQELGLRYEDQIVVYDQGASPFAPRAWWMLTYAGFPNVVIVNGGATALEEKVTFTKDIVKYAPTTLDLNWQDHLYAPREVVKAIVDGEQSATLLDARAAARYRGEVEPLDKVAGHIPTAKNFDWEQLKVEGTLQANDALRAKVAQDEQIVVYCGSGVTASPLYAVLADEGYENIQLYTGSYSDWITAYDVETGTNE, from the coding sequence ATGGGAAAAGTGTTCAAAACAATTGAGGAAATTCAAGTTGACGGTGTCCGTTTTGTAGATGCTCGCTATGATTTACAAAACAAACAATTTGGAAAGCAAGCATTTGAGGCAGGTCATGCACCAGGAGCGGTGTATGTTGATTTAGAGCAGGATTTATCGGATATGGAAAGCGAAAACGGCCGACATCCGATGCCGAGTAAGGAAAAGCTTACGTCTGTCTTTCAAGAATTAGGTCTGCGCTACGAAGATCAAATTGTCGTTTATGACCAAGGAGCATCACCGTTTGCACCGCGCGCTTGGTGGATGTTAACCTATGCAGGTTTCCCAAATGTGGTCATTGTCAATGGTGGAGCGACGGCATTGGAAGAAAAAGTGACGTTCACAAAGGATATTGTGAAATATGCGCCGACAACGCTTGATTTGAATTGGCAAGATCATCTGTATGCGCCACGTGAAGTAGTTAAGGCAATTGTTGATGGAGAACAGTCAGCAACGCTATTAGATGCACGAGCTGCTGCCCGTTACCGTGGTGAAGTTGAACCGCTTGATAAAGTGGCGGGTCATATCCCAACTGCTAAAAACTTTGATTGGGAGCAGTTAAAAGTTGAAGGAACACTGCAAGCTAATGATGCGCTTCGTGCGAAGGTTGCACAAGATGAACAGATAGTGGTTTATTGTGGCAGTGGTGTCACAGCATCACCGCTCTACGCAGTACTTGCAGATGAAGGGTATGAAAATATTCAGCTCTATACAGGAAGCTATAGTGATTGGATTACAGCATACGATGTAGAAACTGGAACAAATGAATAA
- a CDS encoding dynamin family protein, with the protein MKEFDQQLEGLLKQASLQYIIYQHNGDTERMDKTSLFARKLQQKEYVIGFAGHFSAGKSSMINALSGENLLASSPIPTSANIVKVYKSEEDFAVVYMHNEKPVKFEAGYDFKTVKELSKNGDLVSQIEIGHSASTLPLGVTVMDTPGVDSTDDAHRMSTESALHIADIVFYTMDYNHVQSELNFQFTKQLMKYNPNVYLIVNMIDKHKENELSFEDFKATVHNSFSAWGVVPKGVFFTSLREPEHPNNDFETVKKIVMDSMNDWQDQLVQTATNTLRLLQSEHDNFLMEEKQDRLDIDEDILSADDWAHHQDILEQYNKLNRQVELFSVEAWNETFEEERKELLANATIMPADVRDKLRLYLESKQEGFKVGGLFSAKKKTEEERNRRKEEAYSAYQTVVHAQITGHLKGLMKKALKDVGALSEERAQAVDAYVFDLPFSLIEQQVQVGAILTGEAVLNFANRVAEATKRYFIQETDVWKDAQATTLQTVATETAAPSKLKMAGMQAKVDAIQAVLEIESYQQYSAGVMHQASNEIRKEANDQLTLWEKAFEQDLADIRLFDESMLKPKEEIIQQEETQHAVSTSSLPIEGVIKRALHTANAVKEVQGFAEVASYLENKVERLQKKDFTIALFGAFSAGKSSFSNALMGAKVLPVSPNPTTAAINKIRPVTPEHPHETADVQLKTAAQMLEDIQGSYAAIGLTVSSLDEAFNRADEGLAVQLTDERLNVHKSFIRAYKEGYPTFKTELGQVLRVEREEFEKFVAQENKSCFVDNIDFYYDSPLTRMGVTLVDTPGADSINARHTGVAFEYIRNADAILFITYYNHAFAKADREFLIQLGRVKDAFELDKMFFIVNAIDLATTEEEQEDVKGYVRSELQRFGIRFPRLYGVSSLMALKEKVEGASFASGMPPFEDAFHTFLNDELSALAVQALAEEVDKTEQRLGDLIAQTEENLKRKDERLAELTTLEQHIKSKFNALNTSMMESETKQELDELLYYVLQRVFYRYPEFFKEGYNPSTFAAMPAQQALEHALKEVLQSLRFDFTQEMRVTNFRLSQFISKKMQLRFKDEVRELKEMNRSFSFLAFESSEPDLLAFEGPFADVTKYASVKSHFRNQKAFFEKNEKVKLSEALEALTKPDAQNYLDGQKVALMTWAIAYIGEEAERLRLHIYHQALEQIATERLVLQEESRLASWKSIYAQLQYA; encoded by the coding sequence ATGAAAGAATTTGACCAACAACTAGAGGGGCTTTTAAAGCAAGCTTCATTACAATACATAATCTATCAGCATAATGGTGATACAGAGCGTATGGATAAAACCTCGCTATTTGCACGTAAATTACAACAGAAAGAATATGTCATCGGTTTTGCTGGCCATTTCTCTGCTGGTAAATCAAGTATGATTAATGCCTTATCTGGTGAGAATTTACTTGCGTCAAGCCCGATACCGACAAGTGCAAATATTGTGAAGGTGTATAAGTCAGAAGAAGATTTCGCCGTCGTTTATATGCATAATGAAAAACCTGTTAAGTTTGAAGCGGGATATGATTTTAAAACCGTTAAAGAACTCAGCAAAAATGGAGATCTTGTATCACAAATTGAAATTGGTCATAGCGCTTCTACATTACCTCTTGGCGTAACAGTGATGGATACACCTGGTGTTGACTCGACAGATGACGCACACCGTATGTCTACAGAATCAGCGCTTCATATTGCAGATATTGTATTCTATACAATGGACTATAATCATGTTCAATCGGAGTTGAACTTTCAATTTACAAAACAATTAATGAAATATAATCCGAATGTATATTTAATCGTTAATATGATTGATAAGCATAAGGAAAATGAATTAAGCTTTGAAGACTTTAAAGCGACTGTTCACAATTCATTTTCAGCATGGGGCGTTGTGCCAAAAGGCGTCTTTTTCACATCTTTACGAGAGCCAGAGCATCCAAATAATGATTTTGAAACAGTGAAAAAAATTGTGATGGATAGCATGAACGATTGGCAAGATCAGCTTGTACAGACAGCGACCAATACGCTACGTTTATTGCAAAGTGAGCATGACAACTTCTTAATGGAAGAAAAGCAAGATCGTTTAGATATTGATGAAGATATTTTAAGTGCCGATGATTGGGCACATCATCAGGATATTTTAGAGCAATATAATAAGTTAAATCGTCAAGTAGAATTATTCTCAGTGGAAGCTTGGAATGAAACATTTGAGGAAGAACGTAAAGAGTTACTTGCTAATGCAACCATTATGCCGGCCGATGTGCGAGATAAATTGCGTCTTTATTTAGAAAGTAAGCAGGAAGGGTTTAAAGTAGGCGGTTTATTTTCAGCGAAAAAGAAAACTGAGGAAGAGCGTAATCGTCGTAAAGAAGAAGCATACAGTGCCTATCAAACAGTTGTACACGCTCAAATTACGGGTCATTTAAAAGGGTTAATGAAAAAGGCATTAAAAGATGTCGGGGCGTTAAGTGAGGAACGTGCGCAAGCAGTGGATGCTTATGTATTTGATTTACCATTTTCGTTAATTGAACAGCAAGTACAAGTCGGTGCTATATTAACAGGAGAGGCTGTTCTTAATTTTGCCAACCGTGTTGCAGAAGCAACGAAACGTTATTTTATACAGGAAACAGATGTGTGGAAGGATGCCCAAGCAACAACGTTACAAACTGTTGCAACTGAAACAGCAGCACCATCTAAGTTGAAAATGGCTGGTATGCAGGCGAAAGTAGATGCCATTCAAGCTGTACTAGAAATCGAAAGTTATCAGCAATATAGTGCAGGTGTTATGCATCAAGCAAGCAATGAAATTCGAAAAGAAGCGAATGATCAACTCACACTTTGGGAAAAAGCGTTTGAGCAGGATTTAGCAGATATCCGATTATTTGACGAGTCGATGCTCAAACCAAAAGAAGAGATTATTCAGCAAGAGGAAACGCAACATGCAGTGAGTACATCTAGTCTACCTATTGAAGGTGTTATAAAACGGGCACTTCATACAGCCAATGCGGTGAAAGAGGTCCAAGGTTTTGCAGAAGTAGCAAGCTATTTAGAAAACAAAGTAGAGCGATTACAGAAAAAGGACTTTACGATTGCATTATTCGGTGCGTTTAGTGCAGGGAAATCTTCCTTCTCGAATGCCCTAATGGGTGCAAAAGTGTTACCAGTATCACCTAATCCTACAACAGCGGCTATTAATAAAATTCGTCCGGTGACACCAGAGCATCCTCACGAAACAGCAGATGTTCAGTTAAAAACGGCAGCACAAATGCTTGAGGATATCCAAGGTTCTTATGCGGCGATTGGTTTAACGGTTTCGTCTTTAGATGAAGCATTTAACCGTGCAGATGAAGGACTAGCGGTACAGCTTACTGATGAACGATTAAATGTGCATAAATCATTTATTCGTGCATATAAAGAAGGCTATCCAACATTTAAAACGGAACTTGGACAAGTGTTACGTGTAGAGCGTGAAGAGTTTGAAAAATTTGTAGCACAAGAAAATAAATCATGCTTCGTCGATAATATTGACTTTTATTATGATAGTCCGTTAACGCGTATGGGTGTAACGCTTGTCGATACGCCGGGGGCAGATTCCATCAATGCGCGTCACACAGGGGTTGCCTTTGAATATATTCGTAATGCGGATGCCATTTTATTTATTACGTACTATAACCACGCATTTGCTAAAGCGGATCGAGAGTTTTTAATTCAATTAGGTCGTGTAAAGGATGCCTTTGAACTTGATAAAATGTTCTTTATCGTTAATGCGATTGATTTGGCAACGACAGAAGAAGAACAAGAAGATGTAAAAGGTTATGTTCGTTCAGAATTACAACGCTTTGGTATTCGTTTCCCACGTTTATATGGGGTATCTAGCTTAATGGCATTAAAAGAAAAAGTAGAGGGTGCTTCATTTGCATCGGGCATGCCTCCGTTCGAGGATGCTTTCCATACATTTTTAAATGATGAGTTAAGTGCATTAGCGGTGCAGGCACTTGCAGAAGAAGTGGACAAAACAGAGCAACGTTTAGGTGATTTAATTGCTCAAACAGAGGAAAACTTAAAACGTAAAGATGAGCGTTTAGCTGAGCTGACTACGCTTGAACAGCACATTAAATCGAAGTTTAATGCCTTAAATACAAGCATGATGGAAAGTGAAACAAAACAGGAACTAGATGAATTATTGTATTATGTTTTACAACGCGTCTTTTATCGCTACCCTGAATTCTTTAAAGAAGGTTATAACCCTTCAACCTTTGCGGCTATGCCTGCACAGCAAGCATTAGAGCATGCGTTGAAAGAAGTCTTGCAAAGCTTACGATTTGATTTTACACAGGAAATGCGTGTTACAAACTTCCGCTTATCCCAATTTATTAGTAAGAAAATGCAACTTCGTTTTAAAGACGAAGTCCGTGAGCTGAAAGAAATGAACCGTAGCTTCTCGTTTTTAGCCTTTGAATCATCTGAGCCAGATTTATTAGCATTTGAAGGTCCATTTGCAGATGTTACAAAATATGCAAGTGTGAAATCGCATTTCCGTAATCAAAAAGCATTCTTTGAGAAAAATGAAAAAGTCAAGCTAAGTGAAGCGTTAGAAGCATTAACAAAGCCAGATGCTCAAAATTATTTAGATGGACAAAAAGTAGCACTCATGACTTGGGCCATTGCCTATATCGGTGAAGAAGCGGAAAGATTACGCTTGCATATTTACCATCAAGCACTAGAGCAAATTGCAACTGAACGACTTGTGTTACAAGAGGAAAGTCGATTAGCTTCGTGGAAATCAATTTACGCACAACTACAATACGCATGA